Within the Oncorhynchus clarkii lewisi isolate Uvic-CL-2024 chromosome 2, UVic_Ocla_1.0, whole genome shotgun sequence genome, the region cattttgtagcgcTACTTTTAACCAttgttgtaaaaaataatttaaaaaaaataatttcaaatgttgctacattaaatgtacttaagtacagtggaGTAAAAAGTACTCAGTCATCATACTTTTGTAAAAGTAAAAATGTTATACAATTAATTCCTTTTATTAAGCAGTggatgtacttaagtatcaaaagcatGAAACATTAGAGCCGTAAACACAAAAAGCAAAAAAGACAGACATTTTATTCAGTTTGAGCTTTTCTAAAGGTAACAGTCTTACTTACGGATGCAAGAAGAGCtcagataaataaatacaagtgGATTCTCAAATAGGAAACACTTCAAAATATATCTCTTACAGACAAAATAGAATTATGCCTTAATAATGAAGGAATATAGCCAGTACACATAAGAACTTACAATCACTGACACTTTGCTTTAGAAAAAAACCCATCATATAATAGAACCctatacataaaaataaaatgtttagctCATTCAAAGTACATACAACCTCACTGTGGGGATATGAGGACATCACCACTGATGGAACTGTATTAGAAATCAGTGTGTCAGGTCATGCCTTTGTAACAAGGACACCTATAACTTGTGAATTTTAAACAATTTAACAAAACGCATAAGGCATCCGTGTCCTCGGGCTTGCTAGTGTTAAGCTGTCATTACTTGAAGTTGAAGAATTTACAGTTCATCTTCAATAAAATATTGTTTTCTAGAATCCAGCCTTGCTCTCCTGGGGCTGAAAACAAGTCCTGCAATGCTGAACAGCCTTTCACAGGCAGCTGATACAGGTAAGGATGCGTTTAACCTCAGAGATAGCTTACAGACTTGAGCAACTCCATATGATCAGCTGAACAGGCCAGGTATTCGTCCAGCTGTTTGGAGCTTTCTTATGCTTGAGATGTTTGCATGGCAGAGAAGTCATCCTCATCTGATGAACTGGTGCCATAACCCAGCTGCAGCAAGGGTTCTTCCAGGTGGTCCTTGATGTAGAGTTGCAGCTTGTACCTCGTTGGGTTTCTCATGTAGACTGGTCGCCAGCGCATAATCCTCGAATTCATCCCTGAAGTTGTTCCAATTAGTATTCCAGTCCCCTGTGAGAACCATTGGATTTGGTGGCGGAATGTTCGCTGCCATAGCAATGGAATAGGAGATTTATTTTGTTAAGGGTTGCGTcaatcgaatctggtatcaggataaatatgacaatgagtcacTGATTGTATACTATGTACTTTTTATTAGCTAGGCAATAAGTGGTCAATtcaattttcgtatatacgggctctctgtcccacctcgcagggcaaacagagaactgacttgttcctgacaaagatattataatatactctgatgacagaagtagttcctgcttccgagccggcccGTCAGAGTaaagactgggcgtggtttaaactcacccagcctatcgttgattgttggtGCAAGAGCTGGTCCCAGCCCCCGCGCGCAGTCCTTATAATTGTGTAGAATATCTATGAGCTCACACACTCAATACAGTTCTctcacctggctcctgttatctaacaaaataccgtttgttctcgcaacactacgttctgaatgtgcccccacaactcattgcacagttcctgtcttcatgttattctgtatttttccatcacgaGAAAGGCCCgtggccctgaaactgttaacaatgtctcaagtcagctatgttgcataacacacaagccaacagcaaatAATATTCCATCACATATGATATGGTAAGGGCTATAGTGTATAACACAGAACCTCACACTTTTTCCTTCAGTCATCGAGGTAGGTAGTGATGCTAGCAAGCCAGCTAACAACAAGTTGATCAGTGTTGTGAGTAGGAAACGGCGTATGTTCGCAAATGGAACGTAACTGCGCCTATACTGTACTTAGTTACAAAAATAACCAACGTGTGTTTTCCGAGCCACTTCTGATACCATGTTTCTGTATGATATGTTGGATAAAGGAATAAAGACGGACACAAATGTCAAGATCAATAGCCTTGTTTGTGCATTGTACAAATCCCTACACGCGGAGTCCGGGGAACAGTCCGGCTAGTCGAATACCTATCAACTTAACTCCGTAAGAGTTAACTAGCTTGCTAAGACGTTAGCTCGTCAGTTTAGTTAGATTGCTTTAGCTAGAAAGCTTTCGAATCTGGTTAAATTTTAGCCAGCTAAAGTAGATAGTTAGTGATCTAGCTAGTGATCTATTTAGGCATAGGATTAGTTAGCATCAACTAACACTGCTTGTTGTATTGGCAAATGTGGGTTAGCTATCATGCTAATTAGCATGCTAACGTtattctagctagctagcaagctaacaaaATACTTACCTCAATGTGTTTTTTAGGTTCGACGGCGAGTTCTTGAACGCTAGTATTTCCTGAACTTTTGTTAAACACAACAGACATTTTATCCGGTAGGATAAATCCTTTATTCCGAGAaaataaaacaacatttattGTAGATACAGCCAAGGGTGTTCGTCCTCACCAGGGGGTGGTGGTAGAGCGATGTCAGACATGACTGGGCGTTGATGACTGTTTCACCCGGTGGGTGAGGTTATTTTATTTTacacaatttattttaatttgttttcaATCAAATATATTTCAAACCATACTTTGCATACTGTACATGCGCTACACACAAAATGATCAAATCAAGATTACATTGCCTTGAAACAAGAAGGCACCATTCACACCTGTTAGCTGTTTTAATCTGTTTTATTGTCTCTTTCATAAAGTCAATGAGCTGTAAACGTATGGGCAGTACctgaaataaaaaacaaacattaatgatgtaatgattgtgttgaggagagggtggggtaagtgttaattgtgtatgtgtgtcacatgGTTAAGGTGATTAGGACAGGGGAGGGGGGAAGTGTGTTGCAAATGACCTCCTTGAGATGAAAATGTCTTGTCTTCCAAGGGAACACCACACCCCACTATTCCAACTTTCTCTTTAGAGTTTCGTATAAAAACGGCACTGCTGATCTCCAGTGTCAGAGATCTATAGCAAGAAACATATCTTAGATCCACAAGTTATTCAGTCACAGAGACTGAGGACTAGACCAAGACTAGAGAGCAACTGACACAGAGCTAAACAACAGAGAAATGTCGATGGACTGCAACTTTGGTGAGGATAGAAATCTATGGATTTTGGGCTTCTGGATTTAGCCTTTTTACTTTTAAGATCACAGTTGTGCTGTTTTTACTTACAttctttaatatattttttatagtcTAGTTACAATCAGGTTTGCCTTGCTGCGTGCATTTATGTCCTTGGGAAGACTTTATTTGactagtccatctgtagatgctctacaatCCATCTACAGCCTATCAGTAACATTTCTACTAACTCTagcactaaccttaacccttatcccaAATTAAtcgtaaccttagcaagcagttgcttatcaacagatcatttgttgatagtatgacatAGTATTCAGACTATCCAagtgtttgtgtttctgtctaTTCGTAGTATTACAGACTTAACATGTGAACTGTCCTCAGTGAATtgtatgtatttactgtattaaCTGTCTTGACATGTTTTACTTACCACTGTTCGTCTTATACTTGTGATTCATTCATCCTTTACCTTtttgtctgtatgtttgtttatctctTTGTACTGTTTGAAGTGTGTGTCTATACCAGTAGGAGATTCGGCAGTGAGGAAGAGGTAATTTCCCTCCCTGATACACTTCCCTTTGTCCCATTTCCATTGGCTCCCACCTTGATGTAATCATTGGGATGCCAGAGGTATTTAGAGCTGTAGTGGCCGTTTTGTTCTATTATTCAAAATACAATATCTAAATCAATGTGAGTAACATTGGTACTGTTCTGCAGGTCAAAACAATGCCGCACAGATGGGTGCTAGGACCATGGGGCGCAGGAAGAGAACTATCTTCACCAAAGAGCACCTGAAGCTTCTGCGGGTGGATTTTGATGTTGATCCCTACCCAAGCATTGCTGTGAGGGAGCGCCTATCCCAAGCCACTGGCCTAACAGAATCCCGCATTCAGGTAAGCGGTTGCACACACCTTTCCCATTCAATTACGTTGTAAAAAGCACATTCTCATCTAGCTATCCCTATCTGTTGCAGGTGTGGTTTCAGAACAGGAGAGCCAGAACAATGAAGCACAGGGACCACAAAGTCTCCCCTCAGCCAGAGTCATCTCACCCTATCCCCAGTCCTTTTCTACCTACACAGTCTTTCTCCAAACTCCTCCATGGGATCAAAGATGTGACCCACCAGGTCGACATAGAGGAAGTCTCTTATTACCAGCCGCTGAGCCACAGCCAGATGCACGAGGAGGACTGCTTCTACGGTCCCTCATCTTGTCCCCCCACCTTCCCGCTCTCTCCAGGGGATGCCGGATACAGCAGTCCCTCATTCAGTGTGGGAGTGAGACATGACAGGTTCCTGGACACTATCTCTCCAGGTGCTTTGCCAGAAGCTCAATGGTGCAACGTTGCCCAAGAGTTCCCGTTCTGCTCCCAGGGGGAGGGCCAGGACTTCCACTACTCACCTCCGTCTGGACTTCTTCATCCCCAGTACGCCCACGGC harbors:
- the LOC139376969 gene encoding uncharacterized protein, with product MGARTMGRRKRTIFTKEHLKLLRVDFDVDPYPSIAVRERLSQATGLTESRIQVWFQNRRARTMKHRDHKVSPQPESSHPIPSPFLPTQSFSKLLHGIKDVTHQVDIEEVSYYQPLSHSQMHEEDCFYGPSSCPPTFPLSPGDAGYSSPSFSVGVRHDRFLDTISPGALPEAQWCNVAQEFPFCSQGEGQDFHYSPPSGLLHPQYAHGGLQSVRASSTFDPFSSCPATPDSACWDIGLENPYPIDQGFLYREVSDEYSSPFGYFDAVQEAPLHELSFPVAGPVNTPTIF